The DNA window GGCGGCGAGGCGCTGCCGCGGGAGTTTTTCGCCAGCATTGTGCAGCATAGCCAGACGGCGGAGGCGCTGCCGCTGACCTTTATTGCCGTGGAAGGGGAGCAATTGCTGGGAACGATTGGCCTCTGGCGCTGCGATTTGATCAGCCGCCAGGATCTGTTTCCCTGGCTGGCGGCGCTGTACGTCGCGCCCGCCGCTCGCGGTCAGGGGCTGGCCGGACAGCTGCAGCGGCATGTGATCGATTATGCCCGCCGCGCGGGCTATCGGGAGCTTTATCTCTACTCCGCCTGCCGCGATTTTTATGAACGCTTCGGCTGGCGCTACATCGGCGAGGGGCTGGATT is part of the Klebsiella quasipneumoniae subsp. quasipneumoniae genome and encodes:
- a CDS encoding GNAT family N-acetyltransferase translates to MTILPLYAAPQFAREVTDWLWQAFGGEALPREFFASIVQHSQTAEALPLTFIAVEGEQLLGTIGLWRCDLISRQDLFPWLAALYVAPAARGQGLAGQLQRHVIDYARRAGYRELYLYSACRDFYERFGWRYIGEGLDYPATAVHLYRYDLSPSCGATTE